In one window of Armatimonadota bacterium DNA:
- a CDS encoding HEAT repeat domain-containing protein, with protein MTSSEDRPSGTAQADMVLRALDELVRAARQWSLYGSEHRLTREACDAAAEALVAMMSERKQFTLAVAESGLVAEGEELPDHAPLQQLHEAISRRQIAAVTVRPGLTRGEVAAVISVLATDPDELLERGGAGRVLSEAQCPHVDLTDVDYGRLVPESQAEWMSTFAGSEIGIQASVQNLASICLDALGDRVATTQGGPASDRGVPMPFPIPVIEPKDGDAESEESSLEEQVGALPDVSPEDYVAVGLAWLIQASGEAVLESPSKVRRAWRETVAQRVASIDLPLQARIFRAPRQAGSTAPDMLAALAADRSPEQIADLILARPAAVVGEPSGSLERILRRTLTDERKLLALEPLLRERLMARGMSQDSFRNVVGLLLDQIATDMAMRVGGAVEWIGDFEDLPPSEGGTVEQWPELLKTISREAVAKSRASILLSMLKHDLDAAHYLDLVGHIEACATERAAANDPGVLDIVCSLAAEVDAGDPTRSPIAKAGLERLATREIAHAMRAALEKASAEQRLELIAVIGKMGNECAAILLEQIETAEDHQVRAVAARCLAEAGERGASEVRHLLAQGPFDVAMFTAAALVEGGDERFLSLLAAGFDHRQPAVRMRLAEWLGRIPGLASEQLLIRALYDEDPDVQARAAESLGALGATGAVHALSLAAKKGPLHGRALEVRKAAIEALGKLGSPEGVPVLEEIARKRSLLFRDRTHELAALAAAALACIAGPEAERALAECGLRQRDIARPQDGDAPTISAPGLEGRRGHG; from the coding sequence ATGACGTCATCCGAGGACCGCCCGAGCGGGACCGCGCAGGCGGACATGGTGCTGCGCGCCCTGGACGAACTCGTGCGCGCTGCGCGCCAATGGTCCCTATACGGCAGCGAACATCGGTTAACGCGAGAGGCGTGCGATGCCGCCGCGGAGGCCCTGGTTGCCATGATGTCCGAGCGCAAGCAATTCACGCTCGCGGTAGCCGAGTCGGGGCTAGTGGCGGAGGGCGAAGAGCTGCCTGATCACGCGCCGCTTCAGCAGCTGCACGAGGCGATCAGCCGTCGTCAGATCGCCGCCGTCACCGTTCGCCCCGGCCTCACCCGTGGCGAGGTAGCGGCCGTCATCAGCGTCCTCGCGACCGACCCCGACGAACTGCTCGAGCGAGGTGGCGCCGGGCGCGTCCTCAGCGAAGCCCAATGCCCACACGTTGACTTGACCGATGTGGACTATGGGCGCCTGGTGCCGGAGTCGCAGGCCGAGTGGATGTCTACCTTCGCGGGCTCTGAGATCGGCATCCAGGCGTCGGTGCAGAACCTGGCCAGCATTTGTTTGGACGCTCTGGGAGACCGCGTCGCCACGACCCAAGGCGGTCCGGCTTCGGACCGCGGGGTGCCCATGCCTTTTCCCATACCTGTCATCGAACCGAAGGATGGCGATGCGGAGTCCGAGGAATCGTCCCTGGAGGAGCAAGTTGGCGCCCTGCCCGACGTGTCGCCCGAGGACTATGTCGCGGTCGGGTTAGCGTGGCTTATACAGGCGAGCGGCGAGGCCGTGCTGGAGAGTCCTTCAAAGGTGCGCCGAGCGTGGCGGGAAACCGTCGCGCAGCGCGTCGCAAGCATCGATCTGCCACTGCAAGCACGCATCTTCCGCGCCCCGCGCCAGGCTGGGAGCACCGCCCCCGACATGCTCGCCGCCCTCGCCGCCGACCGCTCGCCGGAGCAGATAGCGGATCTCATTCTAGCTCGACCTGCCGCTGTCGTTGGGGAGCCGTCAGGCTCTCTCGAGCGCATCCTGCGGCGTACCCTTACCGACGAACGCAAGCTCCTGGCGCTTGAGCCCCTGCTGCGCGAGCGCCTGATGGCGCGCGGAATGAGCCAGGACAGCTTCCGCAACGTCGTCGGGTTACTTCTCGATCAGATCGCGACTGACATGGCGATGCGCGTCGGCGGAGCCGTCGAGTGGATCGGTGACTTCGAGGATCTACCGCCCTCCGAGGGAGGCACCGTCGAGCAATGGCCCGAGCTGCTCAAGACGATCTCCCGGGAAGCCGTGGCGAAGTCGAGGGCGAGCATCTTGCTCAGCATGCTCAAGCACGATCTCGACGCCGCGCATTACCTCGATCTGGTCGGGCACATCGAAGCGTGCGCGACAGAGCGCGCGGCTGCGAACGATCCCGGCGTGTTGGACATCGTGTGCTCGCTGGCCGCGGAAGTGGATGCGGGCGATCCTACCAGATCTCCCATCGCCAAGGCCGGCCTCGAGCGTTTAGCCACGCGAGAGATCGCGCACGCGATGAGAGCGGCTCTGGAGAAGGCATCCGCCGAGCAGCGCCTGGAACTCATCGCCGTCATTGGCAAGATGGGTAACGAGTGCGCCGCAATTCTGCTCGAGCAAATCGAGACGGCAGAGGACCACCAAGTGCGGGCCGTGGCGGCGCGCTGTCTCGCCGAGGCCGGCGAGCGAGGAGCGTCGGAGGTCCGTCATCTCCTGGCACAAGGTCCGTTCGACGTCGCGATGTTTACGGCGGCGGCGCTCGTCGAGGGCGGCGACGAGCGATTCCTGAGCCTGCTCGCGGCCGGGTTCGATCACCGGCAGCCGGCGGTGCGCATGCGGCTCGCGGAGTGGCTCGGCCGCATCCCGGGCCTGGCAAGTGAACAACTCCTGATCCGCGCGCTGTACGACGAGGATCCGGATGTGCAGGCTCGCGCGGCGGAGAGCCTGGGAGCGCTGGGTGCCACCGGCGCTGTGCATGCGCTGAGCCTCGCAGCCAAGAAAGGCCCGCTGCACGGGCGTGCGCTCGAGGTCAGGAAGGCGGCGATCGAGGCGTTGGGCAAGCTCGGCTCGCCGGAGGGCGTGCCTGTTCTCGAAGAGATAGCGCGCAAGCGCAGCCTGCTGTTTCGGGACCGGACGCACGAACTGGCCGCACTGGCGGCAGCGGCGCTGGCGTGCATAGCCGGCCCGGAGGCGGAGCGCGCCCTCGCGGAGTGCGGCCTGAGGCAACGGGATATCGCGCGCCCACAGGACGGCGACGCGCCGACGATCTCGGCGCCGGGGCTCGAAGGGAGACGCGGTCATGGCTGA
- a CDS encoding HD-GYP domain-containing protein: MADVTGTASPASDREMVQDVVNALSRAMKNVTFYPPEHPQVAEMTAEAARAVGRAVARGECLIKFIGANVVLDDRPLFDMTSSIGSLVGACHNRGIDAVTFVPGVKPNEVSELIKVLTTDPDEVSDQGGASAVLGRRGVTHVSVDALQAVAEGAQRRKPTSLARGTYAGALDVMRGAVRRAGAEAPLNIEGAERAVDRLIDAILREQSAMLGLVSVKNYDEYTFTHALHICILCLGLGHAIGLSHDKLKELGIAALLHDVGKVFVPLEILRKPDKLTPEEFKAIARHPVDGALLLFRQERAPAVAPVVAFEHHIQCNGTGYPQVNGSWELNLYSLIVSIADVYDALTTERPYRPPLSPEQALEMMHESRRGQFDERLLGRFTEMLGKYPAGTLVRLSNGDPAIVSRPNPANAARPFLHHIVTDDGRVTLGGDELDTTQRDPETGEYVLSIVQVLDPVAERIEVASLLGQLAQRETT, encoded by the coding sequence ATGGCTGATGTCACCGGCACTGCCTCGCCCGCCTCCGACCGCGAGATGGTCCAGGACGTCGTCAACGCGTTGAGCCGGGCGATGAAGAACGTCACGTTCTACCCGCCCGAGCATCCGCAGGTGGCGGAGATGACCGCCGAGGCGGCGCGCGCTGTGGGCCGTGCCGTGGCGCGCGGGGAATGCTTGATCAAGTTCATCGGGGCCAACGTCGTGCTGGATGACCGCCCGCTGTTCGACATGACGAGCTCCATCGGCAGCCTGGTCGGAGCGTGTCACAATCGTGGGATAGACGCCGTCACATTCGTGCCGGGCGTCAAGCCCAACGAGGTGAGCGAGCTGATCAAGGTGCTGACCACGGATCCGGACGAGGTGAGCGACCAAGGCGGTGCGTCGGCGGTGCTCGGCCGACGCGGGGTGACGCACGTGTCGGTGGATGCGCTGCAAGCGGTGGCGGAAGGAGCGCAGCGCCGCAAGCCGACGTCGCTGGCCCGAGGAACCTACGCGGGCGCGCTCGACGTGATGCGTGGCGCGGTGCGTCGTGCCGGAGCGGAGGCACCGCTTAACATCGAAGGCGCGGAGCGCGCCGTTGATCGGCTCATAGACGCCATCCTGCGCGAGCAGTCCGCAATGCTCGGTTTAGTGTCGGTGAAGAACTACGACGAGTACACGTTCACGCACGCTTTGCACATCTGCATCCTGTGCCTGGGGCTCGGGCACGCGATCGGCCTGTCACACGACAAGCTCAAGGAGTTGGGCATCGCCGCCCTGCTGCACGACGTGGGCAAGGTGTTCGTGCCCCTGGAGATCCTGCGCAAACCCGACAAGCTCACGCCGGAGGAGTTCAAGGCAATCGCCCGTCACCCTGTGGATGGCGCGCTGCTCCTGTTCCGCCAGGAGCGCGCGCCAGCAGTGGCCCCCGTCGTGGCATTCGAGCACCACATTCAATGCAACGGCACTGGCTACCCTCAGGTCAACGGCTCGTGGGAACTCAATCTCTACAGCCTCATCGTGAGCATCGCGGACGTCTACGATGCGCTGACCACCGAGCGCCCGTACCGCCCGCCGCTCTCGCCCGAACAGGCTCTGGAGATGATGCACGAGTCGCGGCGGGGCCAGTTCGACGAGCGGCTCCTGGGGCGGTTCACCGAGATGCTCGGCAAGTACCCGGCCGGAACGCTCGTGCGCCTGAGCAACGGTGACCCGGCCATCGTCTCGCGCCCCAATCCCGCCAACGCGGCACGGCCCTTCCTGCATCACATCGTCACCGACGACGGTCGCGTCACGCTCGGCGGGGATGAGTTGGACACGACGCAGCGCGACCCGGAAACCGGGGAGTATGTCCTGAGCATCGTGCAGGTGCTCGACCCCGTCGCGGAGCGGATTGAAGTTGCCAGTTTGCTCGGCCAACTGGCGCAGCGCGAAACCACCTGA
- a CDS encoding polysaccharide deacetylase family protein — MRKTTVIIGCVVLFTVIACAASAESLNELLGYEPDQKLLIVNGDDAGMCHSANQAVMDCMENGLMTTSTIMVPCPWFPEIAEYAREHPDKDFGVHLTHTAEWGLYRWGPVAGKAAVPGLVDEQGYLWKDDEPVWQHATADEAEREARAQIERALAFGVDVTHIDSHMGAMQLNPAFLERYIKLAREYDVPMRGGPKAMMTAVPNLAQAFVKAGELGIIFPDDLIHGLRKEGEPVDVFWKRVLRNLQPGVTELYIHTNLASEESKAITGSWKERAEEHRLFTTDPEVRQIIKDGNIVLIGYRELRELQRARRKAAALVPAGQ, encoded by the coding sequence ATGCGGAAGACGACGGTCATCATCGGTTGCGTAGTCCTATTCACGGTCATCGCGTGCGCGGCGAGCGCCGAGAGCCTCAACGAGTTGCTCGGCTACGAGCCGGATCAGAAGCTGTTGATCGTCAACGGCGACGACGCAGGCATGTGCCACAGCGCCAACCAGGCTGTCATGGATTGCATGGAGAACGGCCTGATGACGACTTCGACGATCATGGTGCCGTGCCCGTGGTTTCCGGAAATCGCGGAATACGCGCGCGAGCACCCCGACAAGGACTTCGGGGTGCACCTGACGCACACGGCCGAGTGGGGCCTGTACCGCTGGGGGCCGGTGGCGGGGAAGGCCGCGGTGCCCGGTCTCGTGGACGAGCAGGGGTACTTGTGGAAGGACGACGAGCCGGTGTGGCAGCACGCCACCGCCGACGAGGCCGAGCGCGAAGCCCGCGCGCAGATCGAGCGCGCGCTGGCGTTCGGCGTTGACGTGACGCACATTGACTCCCACATGGGCGCCATGCAGCTCAACCCGGCGTTCCTCGAGCGATACATCAAGCTCGCCCGCGAGTACGACGTCCCGATGCGCGGCGGGCCGAAGGCGATGATGACCGCCGTTCCCAATCTGGCGCAGGCCTTCGTCAAGGCCGGGGAACTCGGGATCATCTTCCCCGACGACCTGATTCACGGGCTGCGCAAGGAAGGCGAGCCGGTGGATGTGTTCTGGAAGCGCGTCCTGCGCAATCTCCAGCCCGGCGTCACGGAACTCTACATCCACACGAATCTCGCCAGCGAGGAATCCAAGGCGATCACCGGGAGTTGGAAAGAACGCGCCGAGGAGCACCGCTTGTTCACCACCGACCCCGAGGTGCGGCAGATCATCAAGGACGGGAACATCGTTCTCATCGGGTACCGCGAGCTGCGTGAGCTGCAGCGAGCGCGACGCAAGGCGGCGGCGCTCGTGCCCGCCGGGCAATAA
- a CDS encoding HAMP domain-containing histidine kinase, producing MWTIRAKLAVIMIMALAPPMAVLSLGTTRLMLSTLQRQADATLGYVTDQNAIAINRDLSDLRTLVDQGAERIQQAVSTALAEGAVGDLIAQGRHEAAGTRLASALQPSRTSMITVLDRRGLVIARATHPAVHGDRMLWHQGQDTEPYVTNLRPSVRAAFAGRETTGIVVLSTAALRAEKVTPSSVVAGVTEPGGGLNDQAAIALPSGRKRESRGMAVGAVLPLRDRHGVIRGVAVAAQVLNRRTELAKAYRHLTGRRMAACLGSVVVAGNLPTDGAGSAGDVMFHECAAPILDEGKQRWTGRLHSTGVDLNAAASALRDVNGTAVGMLVTASPVTELQRVVDNMQADAARLRSRALIALLVWVSVGAGLALILAALAARGITRPIQQLQAGARRIGEGDFSYRLRVRSGDELEQLASEFNQMAERLARARDEERLAVIGRTASSIVHDIQNTLTSIRGYAPLLAEDDLPSDQRKEFAAILVESVQRIADMAHDLLEFARGEEAKLDLRAITVDQYLTELRPHLERDFRESSIRLAFDLDCPTPVRLDPGRMNRVIFNLAVNARDAMGETGVFTITSRCERGYAEIRCSDTGPGIAPQMAGRLFQPFVSFGKPYGTGLGLAICKQVVEAHGGTIEARSEPEQGATFILRLPLVETVETQGEGDGDAAADG from the coding sequence GTGTGGACGATACGCGCTAAGCTGGCCGTTATCATGATCATGGCGCTGGCGCCGCCGATGGCGGTGCTGTCGCTCGGCACGACGCGTCTGATGCTGAGTACGCTCCAGCGTCAGGCCGACGCGACGCTCGGCTACGTCACCGACCAGAACGCCATTGCCATCAACCGCGACCTGTCCGACCTGCGCACGCTGGTTGATCAAGGCGCGGAGCGCATCCAGCAAGCGGTAAGCACCGCGCTCGCGGAGGGGGCGGTTGGGGACCTCATCGCCCAAGGGCGGCATGAGGCGGCCGGCACCCGCCTCGCTTCCGCATTGCAGCCCTCGCGCACGAGCATGATCACCGTGCTCGACAGACGAGGCCTGGTGATTGCCCGCGCGACCCATCCCGCAGTTCACGGCGACCGCATGCTGTGGCATCAAGGCCAGGACACGGAGCCATACGTGACCAATCTGCGGCCGTCGGTGCGTGCAGCATTCGCCGGACGTGAGACCACCGGGATCGTCGTGCTCTCGACCGCCGCCCTACGCGCGGAGAAGGTCACTCCCAGCTCTGTCGTCGCGGGCGTGACCGAGCCCGGCGGCGGGTTGAACGATCAGGCGGCGATTGCGCTGCCGAGCGGACGCAAGCGCGAGTCGAGGGGTATGGCGGTCGGAGCCGTGCTTCCGCTGCGCGATCGGCACGGAGTCATTCGCGGGGTCGCGGTGGCCGCCCAAGTCCTGAACCGCCGTACGGAGTTGGCAAAGGCGTATCGCCACCTGACCGGACGCCGCATGGCCGCCTGCCTCGGGAGCGTCGTGGTCGCGGGAAACCTGCCAACCGACGGCGCGGGGAGCGCGGGAGACGTGATGTTCCATGAGTGCGCGGCCCCGATCCTGGACGAAGGCAAGCAGCGCTGGACCGGGCGCCTGCATTCGACCGGCGTTGACCTCAACGCCGCCGCCAGCGCGCTGCGCGACGTCAACGGCACCGCGGTAGGCATGCTCGTCACCGCGTCGCCGGTGACCGAGCTGCAGCGAGTGGTTGATAACATGCAGGCCGATGCCGCCCGGTTGCGGAGCCGCGCGCTGATCGCGCTGCTGGTGTGGGTTTCGGTGGGTGCCGGACTCGCATTGATACTGGCCGCACTGGCTGCGCGCGGGATCACCCGTCCCATCCAGCAGCTCCAGGCGGGCGCTCGCCGGATCGGCGAAGGGGATTTCTCCTATCGGCTGCGAGTGCGCAGCGGCGACGAACTGGAGCAACTCGCCTCCGAGTTCAACCAGATGGCGGAACGTCTGGCGCGCGCCCGCGACGAGGAGCGCCTCGCGGTTATCGGCCGCACGGCAAGCAGCATCGTCCATGACATCCAGAACACCCTGACCAGCATCCGCGGCTACGCCCCACTCCTCGCGGAGGACGATTTGCCCTCAGATCAGCGAAAGGAGTTCGCCGCCATCCTGGTCGAGTCGGTGCAGCGCATCGCCGATATGGCGCACGACCTCTTGGAGTTCGCACGCGGCGAGGAGGCGAAGCTCGATCTGCGAGCCATAACCGTGGATCAGTATCTGACCGAACTCAGACCACACCTCGAGCGTGACTTCCGCGAATCAAGCATTCGCCTCGCCTTCGATCTCGATTGTCCGACGCCCGTGCGCTTGGATCCCGGGCGCATGAACCGGGTCATCTTCAATCTCGCCGTCAATGCCCGCGACGCGATGGGCGAGACGGGAGTGTTTACCATCACCAGCCGCTGCGAGCGCGGCTACGCCGAGATCCGCTGCTCCGATACCGGGCCGGGGATAGCGCCGCAGATGGCAGGGCGGCTATTCCAACCATTCGTGAGCTTCGGCAAGCCGTATGGCACTGGCCTCGGGCTTGCCATCTGTAAGCAGGTGGTCGAGGCCCACGGGGGCACGATCGAGGCGCGCTCCGAGCCGGAACAAGGGGCGACTTTCATCCTGCGCCTCCCCCTGGTCGAGACCGTGGAGACGCAAGGCGAAGGAGACGGCGACGCCGCGGCCGACGGCTGA
- a CDS encoding alkaline phosphatase family protein — protein MSIRERTGGDDGEAKHITEDAESRIAFMQSPHVKPAGRPRVLIIGLDGAPPALVERLAAAGVMPNCARLLREGAFGILRSTPNYNSFSAWCSFMTGVNPGKHGIFNFLNRISGTYDLRRVHSGMRQVPSVFQILSDARKSVISLNVPSTYPAEEVRGLVVADWMTPSVRSEGFTYPAELAAELLAATGGEYHLHTEVRKPALSRRYDQAFRNLADSFRSRLAAAEFCLRRVDWDVAAVVFTETDAANHYFSHFDRDHPQHDCRAFDKYGDVLAGAYAEADAVIGRLLAHVDENTTVVILSDHGSCPESRGKAFTRGILEAIGALTPRRGGALSPVKSLRSAAARAGKRSFEALNRMLPRGLKMRLDERFRGLSHRMIAGSFIFDVDWAHTTAYCYYWDTDPYVNLQGREPHGIVPPAEYNAVRDGIAEQLLAARDAATGRPVVKHVLRCEDAYHGPCADSSPDLIVWWDDTGPIERIRLGDSADGTPDALPSTTLWDVVTGGHHPDGTVILWGRGVRPGCSLTGANIMDIAPTTLHLLGEPVPTNMDGKVLTDALVAGLAEVRHSAGAEAGVAEAAPDEGYSDEELELVEKRLRNLGYL, from the coding sequence GTGAGCATCCGTGAGAGGACTGGCGGCGACGACGGCGAAGCGAAGCACATCACCGAAGATGCCGAGAGCCGCATAGCCTTCATGCAATCACCTCACGTCAAGCCCGCCGGTCGCCCGCGCGTGCTCATCATCGGCCTTGACGGCGCGCCCCCGGCACTCGTGGAGCGCCTCGCGGCGGCGGGAGTAATGCCTAACTGCGCCCGGCTGCTGCGCGAGGGCGCGTTCGGCATTCTGCGTTCGACCCCGAACTACAACAGCTTCTCCGCGTGGTGCTCGTTCATGACCGGCGTCAACCCGGGAAAGCACGGCATCTTCAACTTCCTGAACCGCATCTCAGGCACATACGACCTGCGCCGCGTGCACAGCGGCATGCGTCAGGTGCCGTCCGTTTTTCAGATCCTCAGCGACGCCCGTAAGTCAGTGATCTCGCTCAACGTGCCGTCAACGTACCCGGCGGAAGAGGTGCGCGGGCTGGTCGTCGCCGATTGGATGACGCCGTCGGTTCGCAGCGAGGGCTTCACCTACCCGGCCGAGTTGGCGGCCGAATTGCTGGCGGCGACCGGCGGCGAGTACCATTTGCATACCGAGGTGCGCAAACCGGCGTTGTCCCGTCGTTACGATCAAGCCTTTCGCAATCTCGCGGATTCCTTCCGCAGCCGCCTCGCAGCGGCGGAGTTCTGCTTGCGCCGGGTGGACTGGGATGTCGCCGCCGTCGTCTTCACCGAAACGGACGCGGCGAATCACTACTTCAGCCATTTCGACCGCGATCATCCCCAGCACGACTGCCGCGCGTTCGACAAGTACGGCGACGTGCTCGCCGGCGCTTACGCCGAGGCCGACGCCGTGATCGGGCGGCTGCTGGCGCACGTCGACGAGAATACGACGGTCGTCATCCTGTCGGATCACGGGAGCTGCCCGGAATCGCGCGGCAAGGCCTTCACGCGCGGCATTCTGGAGGCGATCGGCGCCCTGACACCGCGGCGCGGGGGCGCCTTGAGCCCCGTCAAGTCGCTTCGCTCCGCTGCGGCGCGGGCAGGCAAGCGTTCCTTCGAGGCGCTCAACCGCATGCTCCCGCGCGGCCTCAAGATGCGCCTGGACGAGCGCTTCCGCGGCCTCTCCCACCGCATGATCGCGGGGTCCTTTATCTTCGACGTGGACTGGGCGCACACGACGGCATACTGTTATTACTGGGACACCGACCCGTACGTGAATCTGCAGGGGCGCGAGCCACACGGCATTGTGCCTCCCGCCGAGTACAACGCCGTGCGCGACGGCATCGCCGAGCAGCTCCTTGCGGCACGCGACGCAGCGACCGGACGACCCGTGGTGAAACACGTGCTGCGATGCGAGGACGCGTATCACGGGCCGTGCGCGGACAGTTCGCCGGACCTCATCGTGTGGTGGGACGATACGGGGCCGATTGAGCGCATTCGACTGGGCGACTCCGCCGACGGCACCCCCGACGCGCTGCCTTCGACAACGCTGTGGGATGTGGTGACGGGCGGACATCATCCCGACGGCACGGTGATCCTGTGGGGCAGGGGCGTGCGACCCGGTTGCTCATTGACCGGCGCCAACATCATGGACATTGCCCCGACCACGTTGCACTTGCTCGGCGAGCCGGTGCCGACCAACATGGATGGCAAGGTGCTGACCGACGCGCTCGTCGCCGGGCTCGCGGAGGTCAGGCACAGCGCCGGAGCCGAGGCCGGCGTGGCGGAAGCCGCGCCCGACGAGGGCTACTCCGACGAGGAACTGGAACTCGTTGAGAAGCGGCTACGCAACCTGGGCTATCTGTAA